A stretch of Deltaproteobacteria bacterium DNA encodes these proteins:
- a CDS encoding phosphomannomutase/phosphoglucomutase, with product MNPAIFREYDIRGVAERDFDAGFAASLGRAFGTLAGEAGRRRVSVGRDCRLTSDRYAAALADGIRSTGLTVVDIGVCPTPLLYFSLFHWDLDGGIQVTGSHNAADYNGFKVCLGKETLYGEQIQDLRRRIEAGRFRQGAGATEARPVVPVYQDFVVENVGRLVRPIDVVVDAGNGTAGPVAPAIYRRLGARVTELFTDMDGRFPNHHPDPTVAENMRHLIRRVGETRAELGIAFDGDADRIGAVDADGRIIWGDELLVVYARDVLARNPHAVVVSEVKGSQRLYDDIAAHGGRGIMWKAGHSLLKAKMRETGALLGGEMSGHMFFKERYFGYDDGIYAGARLLEILGRTGRTVAQLLADLPRAYSTPEIRVDCPDDRKFAVADRVRDRFRAEGRDIVDVDGVRIRFPHGWGLVRASNTQPVLVLRFEAETAEELAQYQRVVEQAVAAVRGELGG from the coding sequence GTGAATCCGGCGATCTTCCGCGAGTACGACATCCGGGGCGTGGCGGAGCGCGACTTCGACGCCGGCTTCGCCGCCTCGCTCGGCCGGGCCTTCGGCACGCTCGCCGGCGAGGCGGGCAGGCGGCGGGTGAGCGTCGGCCGCGACTGCCGGCTCACCTCCGACCGCTACGCGGCGGCCCTGGCCGACGGCATTCGCTCGACCGGGCTCACGGTGGTCGACATCGGCGTCTGCCCGACGCCGCTCCTCTACTTCTCGCTCTTCCACTGGGACCTGGACGGCGGCATCCAGGTGACGGGCAGCCACAACGCCGCCGACTACAACGGCTTCAAGGTCTGCCTCGGCAAGGAGACGCTCTACGGCGAGCAGATCCAGGACCTCCGGCGCCGGATCGAGGCGGGGCGCTTCCGGCAGGGCGCCGGCGCAACCGAGGCGCGGCCGGTGGTGCCGGTCTATCAGGACTTCGTGGTCGAGAACGTGGGCCGGCTGGTGCGTCCGATCGACGTCGTCGTCGACGCCGGCAACGGCACCGCTGGACCGGTGGCGCCCGCCATCTACCGGCGGCTCGGCGCCCGCGTGACCGAGCTGTTCACCGACATGGATGGCCGCTTCCCGAACCACCATCCCGACCCGACCGTGGCGGAGAACATGCGGCACCTGATCCGCAGGGTCGGCGAGACGAGGGCCGAGCTCGGCATCGCGTTCGACGGCGACGCCGATCGGATCGGGGCGGTGGACGCGGACGGCCGCATCATCTGGGGCGACGAGCTGCTCGTCGTCTACGCGCGCGACGTGCTCGCCCGCAACCCGCATGCCGTCGTCGTCTCGGAGGTCAAGGGCTCGCAGCGCCTGTACGACGACATTGCGGCGCACGGCGGCCGGGGGATCATGTGGAAGGCGGGCCACTCGCTCCTGAAGGCGAAGATGCGCGAGACCGGGGCGCTCCTGGGCGGCGAGATGAGCGGCCACATGTTCTTCAAGGAGCGCTACTTCGGGTACGACGACGGCATCTACGCCGGCGCCCGGCTCCTCGAGATCCTCGGTCGCACCGGACGCACGGTGGCGCAGCTCCTGGCCGACCTCCCTCGCGCGTACAGCACGCCCGAGATCCGCGTCGACTGCCCCGACGACCGCAAGTTCGCGGTCGCCGACCGGGTGCGCGACCGGTTCCGCGCCGAGGGCCGCGACATCGTCGACGTCGACGGGGTCCGCATCCGCTTCCCGCACGGCTGGGGCCTGGTGCGCGCCTCGAACACGCAGCCCGTCCTGGTGCTGCGCTTCGAGGCCGAGACGGCGGAGGAGCTCGCCCAGTACCAGCGGGTCGTCGAGCAGGCGGTCGCCGCGGTCCGTGGCGAGCTCGGCGGCTAG